The genome window CCGGCAACAAAGGCGTCGGCGACGGCGTCGTGCTGCTCGCTCCCGGCGCGACCTTCGCGCTCGACGGCGTCACGCTGCCGCGCTTCCCGCTGCCCGGCGGCGCCGCGCTGAGCCTGTGGCAGCACGCGCCCGGCAAGACGATGGAGCGCTGGGCCGCGGAGCTGCTGGCGGTGACCGACGTCGCGCACGAGATCGTCGCGCAGGTACATCGCACTACACCCGAATGGGTGTATGCGGTCGGACTTTCCAACGGCGGCTACGAGGTACGGCGCGCGATCGAGTCGAGCGATCGCTTCGCGGGCGCGCTGACCTGGAACGCCGTCCTGTGGACGCCCGAGCACAACGTCTTGCGGCAGTTGCCGCCCGCGATCGCGGCGATGGAAGCGGGCACACCGGAACGACTGGTCGGGCTCGGCTTTCCGCCCGACGTCGCCGGCCTGCGCGGCGGCTCGCTGTACGCGAAGAACCTGGTCGCCTACTGGTACCTCACCGCGTGGCTGCACGCGGTGCACCTCGACCCGCAGACGTCGATCGCGTACGGCGACGTCGTAACGCCCGAACCGGCCGACGCGTGGGCGACGCGCATCGGCGACTGGCGGCTCGACCGCGACCCGCGCATCGCCGCGCGGATCGCCGGCTTCGCCAACACCGGCGCGATCCGGTGCAAGCTGATCGACTTGGCCTCCGAGCTCGACCACCTGATCCCGCCGGCCGAGCACTTCGCGCCGTACGCCGCGCTGGTGCGTGGCGCGGGCCGCGCCGAGCGCTACCGGGGCCGTCTGCTGCCCGACGCGCAGCACGTCGACGCGTGGTCGGAGGATCCCGACTATCCACGCCTGCGGCCCGGCTGGCCGCAGGTGATGGAGGCGTTCGACGAGCTGGTGCGCTGGGTCGAATGAGTCCCGGCGCGTCACGTTTCGACCCGCCGCGGCGTCGATAGAGAACGAGGCCGCCGCCGGGCGGCCGAGGGAGGAGCACATGAGCGCCGACGCCGCGTCCCGCTTCGAGCCGCACCGGACCTCGTTGCTGCGGCACGCGTACCGCATGCTCGGCGAGCGCGCCGAAGCCGAGGACGCCGTGCAGGAGAGCTATCTGCGGTGGGACGACGCGCTGCGGCGGGCACCCGTGCACGACGACCGCGCGTTCTTGCGCGCGACGGTGACCCGTTTGTGCATCAACCGCCTGCGCTCGGCACGCGCGCGGCGCGAAGTGTACGTCGGACCGTGGCTGCCCGAGCCGGTGCTCGACGATCCGGCGGCCGATCCCGCGACGGCGGCGACGATCGCCGACGATGTCTCGTTCGCCCTGCTGCTGGCGCTGGAACGCCTCTCGCCGCTCGAGCGTGCGGCGTTCTTGCTGCACGACGCGCTCGACGTGCCGTTCGCCGAGATCGCCACCATCCTCGAGCGCAGTGAGCCCGCGGTGCGCCAACTGGCGGCGCGCGGCCGCGAGCACGTGCGCTCGAGCCGGCCGCGTGCGATCGTCCCGCGCGAAGAAGCGGTGCGCGTGCGCGACGCCTTCGTCGCCGCGCTGCGCGCCGGCGACCTCGGTGGCATTCAGGCGCTGCTCACGCAGGACGTCCGCCTGATCTCCGACGGCGGCGGCAAGGCCAGCGCGGCCCGCAACGTGCTGACCGGTCAGGACCGCGTCGGCCGTTTCTTGCAGGGTGTCGCACGCAAGTTTCCCCCGACGCTGCTCGGGCGACGAGCCACGATCAACGGCCTGCTCGGCTTCGTGGCCGTCGAGCACGACGGCACCGTCACCCAGACGCTGGCGCTCGAGCTGGACGGCACGCGCATCGCCGCGATCTACACGACCCGCAATCCCGACAAGCTCCACGGTGTGGAGCGCGCGCTCGACCGGGGCGCAGACGTCGGAACGTCGACTACGGGAAGGTAGCCACCGACGTCACCACGTTGCCGAGGTTGGTCGAGTCGTCGTACGGCTGATACGGGATCGTCCAATTTGAGACGTCGACTTCGCTCGCTTCGTAGTGCGGATTCGGGGAGTAGACGCCGGGATACGACGCTTCGGTCGCGACGACGACGTTGCCGTTCCAGTCCACCGCGTCGGTCGAAGCCACCGCCGTGTTTTGAGCGGAGCCCGGCGGAACGAGTGACGCACCCGTGGTCACGGTCTCGCCGGCCGTCAGCGGTATCGTCAGCGCGTCGAGCGCGCCGTTCGTGCCGGTGCCGAAGTAGAGTGCGCCGGCGTACGCGATGCCGCCGAACGGCGTCACGGGTACGCTGACCGTCGTCGAGCTCGTCCCGCCGGCCGGGATCTCGGTCACCGTGTCGTAGTCGGGGTTAGTCATGAAGAGATCGCCGGCGGCATCGGTCGTCAGCGCGTCGCTGTTCCCGCCGGTCGTCGACGCGATGCTCGCGATCGGGGGTTGTCCGGGCGAGAGGAGCCACAAGCCGCCGGCGCCGGACCCGATCGCGTAGACGGTCCCGTTCGGCGCGACGGCGAGGGCACCGTTCATGAAGCTGCTCGGGTCGAGCGGCGAGAAGGTCGGCGAGGCGGTGTAGCTTCCGAGCGCGAGGGTCGTGGTGGGCGTCGACGCACCGGTCAGCGGGCTCGCGAACTCGTAGATGCTGCTGCCGGCGGCGACGTACAGCGTTCCCTGCCGGCACGCGAGGCCGGCGATGTTTCCCGTTCCGGGAACAGTCAAAGACGAGGTGCTGGTGTAGGGCGGCGCCGCAAACGTCAGCTGCTGCGAAGGGCCGGCCGCGACCAAGGTCCCGTCGGCGCAGAACGTGACGAAGTCCGGCTGCTGCGAGAGTTGCATCGCGGCAAGACGGACCGGTGCCGAGCCGCCGTCTTGGAACACGTCGACGACGTTGCCCGTCTCGTACCCGACCGCGATCAGTGTCGCGGCGACGGCGTTCACGGTGAGGCTCCCGCTGCAGGTCGCGCCGGAGGGACCACACGAGGTACCCGCGGCGGTCGCGAGTTGCGTGCTCGCGCTCACCGTCATCGCTCCGGTCGTGGAGGCCGTGACCGTGGCGAGGTTCGGCTGCGCCGTGGTCGGTTGTGAGACGGTGCCGTTGGTGGTGGAAACGGAAAACGACGGGGCGCCCGGCCCGACGATTACGTTGCCGTCCGCGTCGAGCGCCGTGAGCACGAAGCGCGTCGCGCCGAAGACGAATTGCTCGCCCTGCGCGCTCGTCCGAACGCTGCTCTGTCCGGGCGCGAGCGCGACGGAGATCGTCGCGGGCAAGCCGATCAGCGTGAGGGACACCGTGTTGGCCGAACCGACGGTGAGCGTCTGCTGGACGATCGTCTGCGAGAGCGCGTGCCCGGCGCACGCCGTCGCGCTCCCCGGCACGCAGTTCGCCGTTTGCGGCTGGTCGTACGCCCCGACCGCGAAGGTGTAGGGTCCGCTCGACGAGAGCTCGAGCGAGAGCGAGTCCGTGCACACCAACGGTGCGGCGACGCCGGACTGCGTGCAGTAGCCGTAGGGCGAGGTCCCGAGGTTGACGTAGCCTTGACCGCCGGAGACGACGGTGCCGCTGCTATTCGTCACCGTGTAGACGATCGAGGCGGTCTCGGCCGAGATGTACTTCGGCGCGCGACGGTTTGCCGCCGCCGTGGCCGGCGCCGGCGCGTCCAGCGTGACCACGACGCGTGTCGCTTGCAGCGGCGCGGTTGGCGTCGGGAGAACGTTCGTCGATCCGCCGCCGTCGCAAGCACTCAGCAGCGCCACCAGCGCGCACGCCGCCCGAGCCGCCCAGCGCCGGCGGGAGCCGAACATCGTCATCACAATCCTTTGCCTGCGCGCGCCGATCACGGGAACGTTGCCACCGAGGTGATGACGTTCGTGCTGCCGCCGATCGGATAGTACGAGTTGTCGAACGCGAACGGTGACGGCCGCACCGGATACACTTGATACGTGCCGTCGATGTAGCTCCCGGGACCGACGTAGTACGGGACGAATAGGTCGCCGTAGATGTCGGCGGCCATCGGTCCCCCTGCCTGCGCCGTCTGGCCTTCCGGGTAGTTCGGTACGGCGCCGCCGGCGAGCGTGTCGCTCGCCAGCGGCGTCGTCCACTGGTAGAGCACGCCGGTCGAGTTCGCCAGGTAGAACTCACCGTTGATCGCCAGCCCGCCGGCCGGGTCGAACGGCGACCCGAGATTCGCTTCGACGATCGGAGACGCGTTGGACGCCGGCGGCTGGACTTCGGCCACCTCGCCGTCCTCGCCGTCGGTGATGAAGAGATCGGAAGCCGCGTCCACGCTCAGCGCGGTGGAGCTGTAGTACGTGCCTCCCGGCACGAAAACCGCCGCGTGCGTCGCCAGCGAGAGCACCGCCTGATGGGCTGTCGACGTGTTGAAGGTCGTGACGAAGATCGTGCTGTTCGGTGCGACGGCGAGCGCACCGTTCACGAAGCCGTTCGTGTCGAATCCCCCGCCGTAGGGGATCGCGTCGATCCCGCTGCCCAGCGAAATCGTCGTCGCCGTCGGGTTCGAGGCGGGCACGAGCGGGCCCGCGTACGTGTAGATCGTGCTCGCGTCCGCGACGTAGACGGTGCTCTTCGCGTCGCAGGCAACCCCGGCGATGTCGCCGCTGCCGCCCAGCCCGCCGCTGCTCGGAAAGGTCATCGTCGCGGTCGACGTGTAGGGGGGCGACGAGACGGTGAGCTCGCCGGTGCCCGCGGCCAGCAGCTGTCCGTTGGGGCACAGTGCGATGAAGTACGGCGGTTGCGCGGTCGGAACGGTTGCGATCACAGACCCAAAACCATCGCCGTTGTCCTCGACGAGTTGGACGGTATTGCTCGTCTCGAAGCCGATCGCGACCAGCGGCACGGTGAACGCGTTGAAGCTCGCCGAGGCCGTGCAGACGACGCCGCCGCTGCCGCAGGTCGCGCCGCTCCCGCTCGGGAGCGAAGCCGTCGCGTTGACGGTCAGCGTGCCGGCCGCCGACGGAGTGATCGTGACCTTGTTCGGCTGCGCATTGGTCGGTTGTGCCGCGATCGTGCCGTTCGTCGCCGCGATGGTGAAGGTCGGTGCGCCGGGACCGACGATCGGATTCTGGTCGGCGTCGAGCGCGTCGACCAGGAACGCCGTCGCACCGGAGATGAACTGCGCGCCGCTCCCATTGGTGTAGAGGGAGGTCTGGCCCGGATAGGTCGTGATGAGTATCGACGCCGGCAGCGCGCTCATCGTGAGCGAGATCGTGTTCGTCGCACCGAGCGTGATCGTTTCCGGTACGAGCGTCTGCGAGCACGTCGCCGGCGCAGGCCGGCGTCCCGCTGGGCGTGCAGTTCTGCGTCTGCGCTTGGTCGTACGCCGCGACGTCGAACGTGTAGGTCCCGCCGGCGGAGATTTCCAGCGTCAGGGTGTCGGTGCAAACCAGCGGCGCGCCGACGCCGGCTTGCGAGCAGTACGTCGAGGGAGAGGTGATGTTGGCGTACCCCTGGCCGCCGCTCACCACGTTGCCGCCGGCATCGGTGACCGTATAGACGATGGACGCGGTCGACGGCGAGATGAAGCGCGGCCTGCGTCGGGCCGACGACGCCGCGGGAGCCGGCGTGTCGAGCTTCACGATCACCGTCGTGCTGCGATGACCGCCGCTCGGCGCACGTCCCGCCGGCGGAGTGGCGCCCCCGCCGCCTCCGCAGCCCGCGAGGAGCACGAGCAAAACACAGATCGCCGACTGACGCAGCAGCGGCGACGTGCGCGTGAGAGAAAACAGCATCGCGCGTCCCCGGGATCGAGAAGAACCGCACCGCGATCGGCGGGCCGATCTCGGGTGCGGCCGACCGGCTTTTTCGCCTCCTGACCCAACCCCTCCCACGACTGACAGTGGGTACGGGTTTTGCTAGGCCGCGCTCGCTCGGAGCGCTATCGCTCGTCCGTCCCGGTCAGCTCGCCGAGCGCGACGACGTGCCCAGCGATCGCGTCGAGCAGCCGGCCGCGCGTCGGCGGCTGGTCGAACCGGGGGACGAAGTCGACGGCCAGCAGCGTGAAGACGTAGCGGTGTGCGCCGTGGCCGGGGATCGGCGAGGGCCAGATGTACGCGCGGCGCTGCACGCCGTTGAAGCCCATCGTCGTGCGCGTCGACTCCAGCGCGCCGCTCGCGAGCTCGCACGTGCTCGGTTCGATGTCATACGCAACCGCGTGCACGAACGGACGCGGGAACGGAACGTCGACGTCCTCGACCACCAGCGCGAGCGTCTGCGTCTCGGGCGGGGCGCCGCTCCACGCCAAGTGCGGCGACGCATGCGAGCGCGGCATCGGCCCACCGTCGGCGAACGCGTCGCTGCGCAAGGCGATCGTGCGCGCGACCTCGCTGAAACGCGGGTCCTCGGCGACGCGAAACTCCGCGCCGGCGCGCCAGCGTCGGATCGCTCGTCCGAACAGCACCATCACCGCGCGGTTCGCCCGCGCGAGGACTCATTCCGCTGGCGCCGGCGCGGGTACGTGCAGGCCCCGTGCTTGGGCGATGCCGATGACCAGCGCGGTCGCGACGAGCGCGACGACGATCACGTCGGCCGGGACGACGCCGAACGCACCCAGCACGCCGGTGGTGAGCGGCGGCATGAGGAAGCCCGCCAGGCTGTCGAGGCCGGAGACGACGCCCAGCACGGTACCGCGCCGATCGTCGGGTGCGACCTCGGACGCGAGTGCCGGGAAGGCCGCGTTCACCAAGCTCATCCCGATGCCGAACAGCACCAGCACGACGATCGCGACGCCGACGTGGCTCGCCAAGGGCACCAGCGCGAAGGCCGCGATCAAGAGCGCGAAACCACGATTCGTCGCGGCGCGATTGCCGCTGCGCTCGACGCTGCGCCCGACCGCGAAGACTTGCAGCACGACCTGGAACAGCGCGAAGCAGGTGAACACCCACGCCAGATCGCTGGCACCCCAGCCGAGCTGACGGTTGAGGATCAGCGCCATCATCCCGAACCAGCCGTACAGCCCCAAGACGAAGACCAGTCGCAACCAGAGCACCGGCGCGACACGCCGGTCGCCGAACGACTCCGCGATCGCATGCGGCGTCGCCGCGTTCTTCGCTTCATCGGTCGCACCGCTGCGCGACTCCGGCAGCAGCACGATCGTCAGCAGGAGGGTCAGCGCCTGCAAGCCGGCGGCGACGAAGAACGGCGTCGAGAAGCCGTACGCGGCGTTGAGCCAGCCCGCCAGCGCGGGGCCGAACACGAAGCCCATGCTGAACGAGGCGCCCAGCCATGCGAACGCGCGTCCGCGCTGCTCGGGCGGGACGAGGTCGCTCACGTACGCTTGCGTGACGCCCAAGTTGCCGCCGCTGAGTCCTTCGACCGCGCGCGCGGCGATCACCCAGCCGATCGTCGGCGCGAACCCGAGCATCGTCCACCCGATGGTGGCGCCGATCTGCGAGACGATCAGCACCGCTTTGCGGCCGACGCGATCGCTGAGGTTTCCCCACAGGGGGCCGGCGATCAGCTGCGCCAGCAAGTACGTCGCGGCGACGATGCCGACCACGACGTCGGCGGCGCCGAAGTGCTTGACGAAGAACGGCAGCAGCGGGAGCAGCATGCTGAACCCGAAGATGTCGATGAACGTGATACCGAGGATCGGCAGCAGCCGAAGGATCACGAGCCGAGTCGTCGCATCGCCGCGCGCAGCAGTCGATCGCGCGGGCGGTCGGGGACGAACCGGCGCAGCAGCACGCGCAGCTTCGCGTCGTTCCCGACCAAGTAGCGCGTGCGCGGCCGGCGCGCGGTCAGCGCGCGGGCGACGACGTCCGCGACCCGTTCGGCCGGGATCCCGCGTGCGTCCATCGCGTGCGAGACCTTGAGCATCATGGCGACGTCGGCGGCATAACGCGCTTGCGTGAGCGGATCGAAGCCCGCCGCCATCGCCTCGCCGGCGCGCGCGCCGCGTTCCCAGATCGGCGTCTTCACCGCGCCCGGCTCGACCAGGATCACGTCGACGCCGCTGGGCAGCAGCTCGGCGCGCAGCGCGTCCGAGAGCGCTTCGAGCGCGTGCTTCGAGGCCGCATAGGGGCCGACGAACGGCAACGCGATGCGGCCGCCGACCGACGAGATCATCACGATGCGTCCCAGCGTGCGCCGCAGCATCGGCAACATCGCTTGCGCGAGCGCGATCGGCGCGACGGCGTTGACCTCGAGCTGACGACGCAGGTCGTCGACGGGCAGTGCCTCGAGCGGGCCGCCGACCGCGATGCCGGCGTTGTTCACCAGGCCGTAGAGGCCGCCGTCGGCGGCGATCCGTTCGGCCGCCGCGGCGATGTGCTCCGCGTTGGTGACCTCGAGCGTGAGCGGCGTGCAGCGTTCGCCGAGCGCGGCCAGGGCGTCGGCGGACGCCTCGTCGCGGACGCCCGCCCAGACCCGAAAGCCCTGCGCCAGCAGGGTGCGTACCGTCGCCGCGCCGATCCCGGTGGATGCGCCGGTGACGAGAACCGGCGCGCGCGTCATCGCGGCAGCGCGACGGCGAGCCAGAAGACGACGGTGCTCAGCAGGCCGGTGCCGCAGACGGCGGCCGCGCGCGCCCGCGCGGGTCGGGGACGCGGCGGCCGGCTCGTGCGCACGCGCGGCGCCAACAGCAGATAGCGCCCGCGCGTGCCGACCAGGACGCCGGCGGGGACGAGCCGGGGAGTGAAATCGGTCAGCGCGACGTCGCGCGGCAGGTTCAGGTCCGCGTTCTCGCGGACGAAATCGCACAGGCGCCGCGCTGCGCCGCTGTTGCGGTCCGCGACGACGACGAGCAGATCGCGGATCGCGAGCACGACGAACGACCAGCGGCGATCACGTTCCGGGGCCGGCGCGCGCAGTGCCGCGCGCAGGCGCCGCGCGACCTCGAGGACGGCCGCCCGCCGGCCGGGGGCGCAGCGACGCACGTCGGCCAGGAATCGTTCGTAAAAGAGCACCTCGTCGGTCACGCTCGTCCGCCTGCCTTCTCTCCCCACGGCTCCTTCCACAGACCGTGTCGAACGTCCGATGGTGACACCCGGCGCGAGGAATTTTTCGCGTTCGCAGGCGGCCTGGTATGCCAGCGCGGTTCGCGTCGAGGAACCGCCACGCTTGGAGCAGGAGAACCCCCTCGCATGGACGATGCCCGACGGCTGGCCAACGCGCTCAACGCCCTGGCCAAGAACCCGCAGTTCTCGTATACCAAGGCGCGCGCGGCGGCGCGCAACGAGCCGGCCGTGGACTGGAGCGCCACCAAGGCGCGCAACGCCGACTTCAACCCCGAGGTCGACGGCAGCGAGTCGTTCGTGATGAAGGACGGCAGCGTGTGCGCCTGGATGCCGGGACAGTTCCGGTACGCGGCGCAGCCCCGCTGAGTCCCGCGACTACGTGCGGGGGCGCGCCTCGGCGGGGATGATCGTGCGCGTCACGCGCTCGTTACGGCGCAGCAGCGTGACCTTCGTCGGCGCGTCGACGTGCCGGTCGGTCAGCAGTTTGTGGAGCCCGTCGACGCTGGTGATCTCCTCGTCGCCGAGCGCGATCAGCACGTCGCCCTCCTCGACGCCAGCCCGCGCGGCCGGGCTGTGGTCCTCCACGCCGTGCACGAGCACGCCGTGCGTCTGGGTGAGCTCGTGCAAGCGCTGCAGGTGGCGCGGAACCTCGACGTCGGCACCCGCGACGCCGACGTAGGCGCGCGTGATCTTCCCGTCGCGGATCAGCAGACCGGCCAGTCGCGTCGCGGTGTTCGAGGCGATCGCGAAGCAGATGCCTTGGCCGCCGGAGACGATCGCGGTGTTGATGCCGATGACGCGGCCGCGCGCGTCGACCAGCGGGCCACCGCTGTTGCCGGGGTTGAGCGCGGCATCGGTCTGGATGACGTTGTCGATCAAACGGCCCGACTGCGAGCGCAGCGAGCGGCCGAGGGCGGAGACGACGCCGGCCGTCACCGCGCATTGCAAACCGAACGGGTTGCCGAGCGCGATCGCCAGCTGGCCGACCCGCAGCTGCGCGGAGTCGGCGATCTCGACCGGGACCAGATCGGGCGCGGCGATGCGGACGACCGCTAGGTCGCTATCGGGGTCGTCGCCGATCAGCATCGCGCGGTAGCGCCGGCCGTCGAGCAACGCGACCTCGATCTCGCGCGCGCCGTGGACGACGTGCGAGTTGGTGAACACGAAGCCGTCGGTGGTGACGACGAAGCCGGAACCGCTGC of Candidatus Sulfotelmatobacter sp. contains these proteins:
- a CDS encoding YbhB/YbcL family Raf kinase inhibitor-like protein; the protein is MVLFGRAIRRWRAGAEFRVAEDPRFSEVARTIALRSDAFADGGPMPRSHASPHLAWSGAPPETQTLALVVEDVDVPFPRPFVHAVAYDIEPSTCELASGALESTRTTMGFNGVQRRAYIWPSPIPGHGAHRYVFTLLAVDFVPRFDQPPTRGRLLDAIAGHVVALGELTGTDER
- the sigJ gene encoding RNA polymerase sigma factor SigJ: MSADAASRFEPHRTSLLRHAYRMLGERAEAEDAVQESYLRWDDALRRAPVHDDRAFLRATVTRLCINRLRSARARREVYVGPWLPEPVLDDPAADPATAATIADDVSFALLLALERLSPLERAAFLLHDALDVPFAEIATILERSEPAVRQLAARGREHVRSSRPRAIVPREEAVRVRDAFVAALRAGDLGGIQALLTQDVRLISDGGGKASAARNVLTGQDRVGRFLQGVARKFPPTLLGRRATINGLLGFVAVEHDGTVTQTLALELDGTRIAAIYTTRNPDKLHGVERALDRGADVGTSTTGR
- a CDS encoding trypsin-like peptidase domain-containing protein produces the protein MPQVLPLNAVDEPVDGYSTTVTAVVDKVAPAVVSIEVRTNGRRSGSGSGFVVTTDGFVFTNSHVVHGAREIEVALLDGRRYRAMLIGDDPDSDLAVVRIAAPDLVPVEIADSAQLRVGQLAIALGNPFGLQCAVTAGVVSALGRSLRSQSGRLIDNVIQTDAALNPGNSGGPLVDARGRVIGINTAIVSGGQGICFAIASNTATRLAGLLIRDGKITRAYVGVAGADVEVPRHLQRLHELTQTHGVLVHGVEDHSPAARAGVEEGDVLIALGDEEITSVDGLHKLLTDRHVDAPTKVTLLRRNERVTRTIIPAEARPRT
- a CDS encoding SDR family oxidoreductase — encoded protein: MTRAPVLVTGASTGIGAATVRTLLAQGFRVWAGVRDEASADALAALGERCTPLTLEVTNAEHIAAAAERIAADGGLYGLVNNAGIAVGGPLEALPVDDLRRQLEVNAVAPIALAQAMLPMLRRTLGRIVMISSVGGRIALPFVGPYAASKHALEALSDALRAELLPSGVDVILVEPGAVKTPIWERGARAGEAMAAGFDPLTQARYAADVAMMLKVSHAMDARGIPAERVADVVARALTARRPRTRYLVGNDAKLRVLLRRFVPDRPRDRLLRAAMRRLGS
- a CDS encoding MFS transporter; translation: MILRLLPILGITFIDIFGFSMLLPLLPFFVKHFGAADVVVGIVAATYLLAQLIAGPLWGNLSDRVGRKAVLIVSQIGATIGWTMLGFAPTIGWVIAARAVEGLSGGNLGVTQAYVSDLVPPEQRGRAFAWLGASFSMGFVFGPALAGWLNAAYGFSTPFFVAAGLQALTLLLTIVLLPESRSGATDEAKNAATPHAIAESFGDRRVAPVLWLRLVFVLGLYGWFGMMALILNRQLGWGASDLAWVFTCFALFQVVLQVFAVGRSVERSGNRAATNRGFALLIAAFALVPLASHVGVAIVVLVLFGIGMSLVNAAFPALASEVAPDDRRGTVLGVVSGLDSLAGFLMPPLTTGVLGAFGVVPADVIVVALVATALVIGIAQARGLHVPAPAPAE